Below is a genomic region from Choristoneura fumiferana chromosome 30, NRCan_CFum_1, whole genome shotgun sequence.
aaatacaaaaatattcaaataaaaacaatcttaagttACCATTAtccttttaataatattattaactagctgttgcccgcggcttcgccccgttgtagtttttctgtatttcttccataaaaaccttctcctggcagtaacgaacacaacataaaagaattagcgaaatcggtgcAGCCGTTCCCGAGGTGtacttagcaacacattttacgattcatttttatttatagagaagataagccttgggggaggcctatgtccagcagtggacgtctttcggctgacatgatgatgatcatgattaATAATAGTAGGATAAGATCTATATGCTACTTGTGTTGCAGCCGCTAACAAGGAACCAAGTATTAATAGGAGAGAGTGTTTTGCCGAAGAGTCGTGCGGGGAACCGAGTGACGAGCTGGTCGCTTGTCGCGCGTGCCCCGGCGGACGGCCGGCTGTACGCCATAAGCGGAGCGGGTTGGAGGACACGCTCGCGGCTCTCACTGGGCAGCGGTAAGTTGtcttctttataatttttttttattcgatttatggcaaacgagcaagtgagtctccgcccataaacatctgcaacacctaagatgggatacctaaagtgccagtgatttcaccggctgtcttactctccactctGAAACAATGGGGGTTGTGACGCTTCACGCTGTGTTTCGACCAGAGTGTGAAGATGTTTTGCGACTTGCGAGgaatgtgcttttcatgaaaCCAGTGGAAATGTTTCGTTAaaggtaaaacaaaaaatattgactactgtcaagagggcgctattgttcttatttatatggcaatagttcagtatagtcggagtaatgacatcttgacttttCTACaagtttacctgttagctcgaTGTTAATTTGGAAGGTTTTGcagtgaaatagtttcatttcccaaacgttttttttcagtagtttattataaacattatttacaatgatccgttgttgactataatcgttttggccattttttgttattgttcaaagagaACCGCcgcagtgacactgacaatcattaaattattgccagtgtaagaaatagTTCCAATTAAATTCCGCAACATAATaacgaatagtcatatattttggTCGgctttacctagcctcgctgcGCTCCGCTGTTTACACCAGAGCGGTGCTCTGCgagggtaggttaggttaagttctgggcggaataggagctccgcgtcgaccctgtcacgtgatagttcacacataggatattcgatactttgtactttcgatattttatcttttcgatgtcacttttgcagataattaaatttttgatatatttgacGTAGGTTATCTTACCATTCGACAatttaaactttcgttatttcaattttcgatatttctaTACAgtcgaaatttttattttagatattaaaatatgtaaccaaaataaataatatctagtGGAAACAGAGCCTTAGTTGGATGccagtaagtacagtcaacaaaaggtacagctaacaaaaaaagcttgtacaaaaagtaaattttcaAAAGAAGGATTGAAAAAACTTTCTTCAGTGTCTTTTTTGTATTAGCTTAGCTTTGTAGTTACAGAacagataaaaacaataataggaAACGTACACACTTAagtaaaaataagataaaatgcgacaatccgtagcaaaagggtCCTTATAGCAGGCTGCCGATAAGGacccttttgctacggattgtcacaaataatattaattgccAACTGAGTACGGAGTAGACcagtttacaagcttttatttaacttgcaatgtatgttatGTATCTATGTACTAGTATGTATGTGCCCGTGAAATCtcgcaagttgaatttgactcacttcccgtggttgacttgaaatttggcatacttatgtaaatttggtgacaatacaataatcaggCAGTGACACCTGGTGAccggcatcgacttgaaatttggtacggatgtAGTATGACCATGCacgtacagtcggcaaaaaggcttgtattaaaaatgaaatttttagcaaaaaaacttttggGGATTTTGACTTTTTTAATCTATTTTACAGTTGCCAGCGGATGACAGTTTCCCGCGCCACCTGTGCGTGTTCTGCATGGCGAGACTGTCAAAGTGCGCAACCTTCCGAGACAGCTGTCGCCGGAGCACAGTGCTGCTAAGGACCCTATTAGAGAAGGGGACGGTAGGTTGATTGATAACAGACTTTATCTACGCGCATATCATAAGTCCtctacaccgtgttatttttgataggTATCCGTTAATTTTAAGGGggcaatctacaggtcaaatgaagtcaATTTCtttaagacactagtggcctgacttttactgtttaaaagataatcaagttaagataattaattattagcagtaaaatagcgtaaaggtccttaatttatgatttttttcaaagtccattaagcacttgtcccaccgccgacgatgagcgagaagcgagcagagcgagtaactagaaacgagtgggcgagcagtgaaaagcgagtgttcgagcacgacgggcgattactcgctccactcgctcgagccggggcgccgccaagctaacagcgctgagcgagtatcgctgagctagtttatagctcagcgagttttatagctcttgtcgctgcgacaaatgatgtaaagcgagttctcgccggcagtgtgaaccgccagcgatcagctattaatatatatgtctcttttactcacacaggatcttataacttttgttcgtttcttgagcgagtaAATAGTTGATAGCCAATCGTtccctcgccggcggtgagacaactgccttagtaATCCTTGTTTAATTCACACCATATTTACAACAGAAAGATAAATATGTGGATTGATGCCTCTCTTATGTGTTACGTCAATGTCACTGGTCaggtttgtgtttattttacaatgagggctatcgttttttgtctcactagatggcgcactgttgcgtgaggtttttaagtatggctttcaaagtctgttattacgagcgtgaaaacaaagtttagattaaaatcatatttaatacaccttaaaaccgtaccataaaaatatcgagcatgccgcagtgttgcatagtccagttttattcggaaaaaagggagcataaaggtttccgaaagacaaaactgtctcaaaacaccgacattcattgccccggaacgcatatttgccataattaatttcagatattgcaaaatattcacaaaattattctaattataaataaacccgcgtagctcacccaaaaactatgagatttgacatttcggagacctcacgctacactagcgcctctagcggcgaattcatacgcgatagccctcattaactaTGAATGTGAAGCTTTTATatccaagaaaaaaaaagattttgttttcgaataaaaaataaaaaaattaatcaaaaatgtcagaacacgcttctacgccattaacaatagagtcgtgttcagatatttttgatcaaatttttgctcacaagtttgtTTACTCAACtatacatgtacagtcaagggcaaagataacgacacggccaaagttacaaaaacatgtatacacgactttatgcacttaacattaaggccgtgtatagatatttttgtaactttggccgtgtcgatatctttgcccttgactgtactttgctcacccgcgtcaTGATGTTGCATAGACAaagctatcttaaggtcgcgggtgagcaaagtaattgtttagtCACACAGTTATTGACCTATATTGACACAATTTTGTTTCAGTTAAAAATGAATGATGTTAAAGCTATCGACAGAAATTCGCACGAACTGACGTACAACTTAGCTTGCAATAAAGTATTCGAATTCAGTACTGACCCATTGTTGCCGGTTTCGCctgaaataaaaactgaaaatgaCGAAGGACCACATGAAGTAACAGCTTTTGTGGACGTAGAATGCAAGGGAAGGAAGGATTCTATAAAGAATGATGTCGATCCGCATTCTTTTGAAGTACCAATAGAGAAGCATGAAGTAACTGAAGTTAAATTAGTTAAATTGAAAACAGAAAATAGTAATGCTCATTCAGAAGCAGCTGATTATATGGATACAGAAGTTAAAAATGATACTAGTGATTATGACACAGATTCATCAGAGGAAACACTCGCTGCGGTTAAAAGAGGTAAAAGAAAAAGAGTCAAAGCTGAAAAAGAGAATACGGGTAAAAATTCCAAGaaatgtaaaagtaaaagtggtaaaagtaaaatatctaaagtaACTAAAGCAGTCGACGATGTTGGTGATAAAGCTGTTGAAGCACCGAAAAAAACGAGAAGACTCAGGAAAACTGTTGGAGTTAAAACAGACACAGAAACGGCTTTTGAGAAGAAGTTTAATTGTAAAACTAAGCTTTTGAGCAAAGAGGAACAGAAACAGGAGGTTGAAGAGAGAAAGAGGAACAACAAGTCGGCGTATAGCTGCGAGCTGTGCGGGAAGGGGTTCAAGAAGGAGAACACTTTGATGACACACAAGAGCTACCATGACCCGGTGAGTCaagtttgtgtgtctgtctgtgtgtgtgtgcgtacgTGCGTGTTTCATTATGTTATTGTGGACAATAATGCTTCTGTTTCATAAGAgcttttttacaacttttttttttaaatctcaaatTTTAGAtttctttcattattatttcgtattgagtTATTTCTAACattgattttaagttttttttttttaatatcgatattactGCACTGGTGTAAAGGCTGACAGAATTATAAACAACCTCGCCATATTgtggaaaaccaatagaactaatttcttgcactggtaacactaaattcaaatgtcatctgtctattgctgtcaaagtttaacgttgtttgcgcgtcgtattttagagtgttattttgtgtttttgtgcgttaaaatgcatAAAAGTATTTGCCATAAAAAAGTTTGAAGGATtagaaaataaatctaattaacagagaaaaatatcagatttttaagtagcatcaattaatttaaaaaacatgaaacagttttctttaccgccaaattacgacagccCGGTCGGTtgcgggttgttccatagtccagaataaaaaacattaaaaaagaatttatgtgccTTTGACttgatcgttttgacaggtgacaacCCTTTAACGGGCCGagtaatactgacatggaaataccgaccctgtttttcatagGAACTGACATAAGCTcgataaaaagaaagaaagaaagaaagaaaggtgctccataagtaccatctaaaactaagactaaaactagcactaaaactatgttacttggtgacacggcaggataccaaaaaaggtctccactcagcatgtgttgccgcacattatgtgcagtagcGCTGgctttctgtggagcccaaaaaaaaaaggttccaAGCGTTTccaaaattttcatccattccccattctggagtaatacaaaaaaattatttgtcaaacataggttaaaATAGTTGGTACACTGATCATAGATTTGTATCACTATGCTGCGCCCGagggcatacaaatataaatgtcctgtaggtaggcacattcagtcatgcagtaaactaaataaagtctaaaaagttgcagaactatcaCGCATATACTCCTCCATTGAATAGTAGGCCTTACCcgccaaaaagttaaaaagttgttttttaaaatcgCGAATATCTATGTATATAGTCGAGTATAGTTTCAAAGTGTGTTGTTGTCAGAGCTTGCCGGCGGAGTGCGACGTGTGCCGTCTCCGGTTCAGGTCGCGGCGAAGCCTGCTGAAACACCAGGACTGTCACCGAGCCACCTTCACCTGCAACGAGTGCGGCAACGTCAGCCGGAACAGGTAATAatcggctcaggcctgaaatatccattttcctaaaatgtatttttcgcaaaatgtctgcttttcagaatgtcaacacgtcttttgcataatgtcagcgtctcaaaatgtcagctatttaaaattgcctgtctccaagaatgacagtttttgtatatatgttcgcttttcagaatgcgcttattctcaaaatgtctgcaacctcaaatATCCGCTTTCgtataacgttggcattccagaaaagtcttattcccaaaatgtctccaatcatggtcttcaaatttcatctaaacgtcATTAATGTTGTcttgaatgccagtaattttattatgattggttatttggagtctttttgtattttttatttcaactccaaatttgttacttttacgggtatttgttacttttttcggggaaaaattcgtgtctaaattcctgtccagcggtggtgtaggggttatagcacgcagcacggattgctgaggacctgggttcgattcccagcgctggtctctttttctggtttttctgtgcatccatgtctcagtttgtattttcagtaattttatattaggtatagatatttatgttatcaaagagtaagtatgcaagcaattaaaccttttacatttcaaaatttgatttgaaaataagcatacattatgggaaaacaaacataacaagactaaagcctatttaaaaagtgaacataacgggaaagcagaaattaaggtaatgctaatattatagtaatgtaaacattatgaaaaGACGACTTCCttagattgtacacattttaaatagcagacattttgagaaagctgacaaaatagaagttttaacattgtgaaaacgcagacgttttgagaattgtacattttaggaaaacagacatttcaggcctgagcctaataatctttctttctttctttctaatctTCCCAGCCAGGAATTTTCATCCTAGGgcaaatacaatctagggctcttcaaggctataCTTCGTTGTTTTgacattagaaagaaggtaagcgatctatACATCTTTTTATTGagaaacacttttgaaaaataagtcagcaaatatgtaacataagccgtggtggcctagtggtttgagctatcGCCTCgcaagcagagggccgtgggttcaaaccccggctcgcacctctgagtttttccaaattcatgtgcggaattacatttgaaatttaccacgagctttacatcttgaggaaacctgcacaaacctgcgaagcgattcaatggtgcgtgcaaagttcccaatccgcactgggcccgcgtgggaactatggcccattgttctgagaggcctgtgcccagcagtgggacgtataggctgggatgttgatgatgatggaatATGTAACAATTTAGCAAGGACATACGAccatttacattcttttggtatcataagtaaaagttactgttttttaaaaaacgtgtttcaataaaaagactcttgaagattgtttaccctttttctaatgctaaaaaaaacgaagtatagaatAGGCTGTTGCTGAACTAGTGAGATACGGCTTTTGCCTCATCTGCACATTACATCAGGCGAGATTGAGATAAGGGGTCAGTGTAGGGGGGTTAGTGAAATGAATTAAAacgaattaaaatgaaattaatgaaacaAACGGAATGGAATATTAGGCGTGGCTGCTCTCAGGCTGGAGCTTCGATTCTACAAAGCCACACTGACTGAGGCTTCCTGCGAGACTTGCCTTTCTTCTGCATCATTGcaattatcccagcctatatacgttccacttctgggcacaggcctcctctctgtaTGTGAATTGCAATTATAATCTCCACTTATTCCAGATCGCACGCGAAAGACCACTGCCTCATGCACAAGGGAACGACGTACACGTGCCCGTACTGCCAGATAGTGTACAACCACCAGACCTCCTACTATAACCACATCAGGGTACAGCATCCCGGGGAGAACGAGGCTTGTGACGAGTGCGGGGAGACCTTCGCCGCGGGGCGGGGGATGATGCTGCATAAAGCGTTGACGCACAAACAGGTGGGTGGACAGACGAGAAACTTGATCTGCCTGTAACAGTGACTACACCGACAGTTGAACATTGACTACACTGACAGTGAAACAGTGACGACACTGACAGTGAAACAGTGGCTACATTGACAGTGAAACAATGACGAAACTGACAGTGAAACAGTGACT
It encodes:
- the LOC141444709 gene encoding uncharacterized protein isoform X1; amino-acid sequence: MTFCAVPGCNSTTSDSSTNYTFHLVPSSLILRAQWVLALGPLRDDSYVCSRHFDETMFMSRDMKKLAPNAVPMQVLDTPLNKEPSINRRECFAEESCGEPSDELVACRACLAADGRLYAISGSGLEDTLAALTGAALPADDSFPRHLCVFCMARLSKCATFRDSCRRSTVLLRTLLEKGTLKMNDVKAIDRNSHELTYNLACNKVFEFSTDPLLPVSPEIKTENDEGPHEVTAFVDVECKGRKDSIKNDVDPHSFEVPIEKHEVTEVKLVKLKTENSNAHSEAADYMDTEVKNDTSDYDTDSSEETLAAVKRGKRKRVKAEKENTGKNSKKCKSKSGKSKISKVTKAVDDVGDKAVEAPKKTRRLRKTVGVKTDTETAFEKKFNCKTKLLSKEEQKQEVEERKRNNKSAYSCELCGKGFKKENTLMTHKSYHDPSLPAECDVCRLRFRSRRSLLKHQDCHRATFTCNECGNVSRNRSHAKDHCLMHKGTTYTCPYCQIVYNHQTSYYNHIRVQHPGENEACDECGETFAAGRGMMLHKALTHKQNVKPNVDTKCKDCDVKFSSGEALQRHLELSAGAGVPHAALWPCAACGDSCGSDTALKHHTAEQHPPEQRYCQECNKTFSNAASFALHVDRKHRNQRAVEAPFRPRPGIGRVRSTVCEICGKVYQNLTMLQYHMNGHLSVKPFQCPHCPKAFTHQSNHRLHMRVHTGERPYQCEQCPLAFSRRGNFTKHMKNVHLRVQVKCDTCGKMVGAGSLASHVRAVHLRQPYVRRKRNRNPEKMLLGTQS
- the LOC141444709 gene encoding uncharacterized protein isoform X2 produces the protein MTFCAVPGCNSTTSDSSTNYTFHLVPSSLILRAQWVLALGPLRDDSYVCSRHFDETMFMSRDMKKLAPNAVPMQPLNKEPSINRRECFAEESCGEPSDELVACRACLAADGRLYAISGSGLEDTLAALTGAALPADDSFPRHLCVFCMARLSKCATFRDSCRRSTVLLRTLLEKGTLKMNDVKAIDRNSHELTYNLACNKVFEFSTDPLLPVSPEIKTENDEGPHEVTAFVDVECKGRKDSIKNDVDPHSFEVPIEKHEVTEVKLVKLKTENSNAHSEAADYMDTEVKNDTSDYDTDSSEETLAAVKRGKRKRVKAEKENTGKNSKKCKSKSGKSKISKVTKAVDDVGDKAVEAPKKTRRLRKTVGVKTDTETAFEKKFNCKTKLLSKEEQKQEVEERKRNNKSAYSCELCGKGFKKENTLMTHKSYHDPSLPAECDVCRLRFRSRRSLLKHQDCHRATFTCNECGNVSRNRSHAKDHCLMHKGTTYTCPYCQIVYNHQTSYYNHIRVQHPGENEACDECGETFAAGRGMMLHKALTHKQNVKPNVDTKCKDCDVKFSSGEALQRHLELSAGAGVPHAALWPCAACGDSCGSDTALKHHTAEQHPPEQRYCQECNKTFSNAASFALHVDRKHRNQRAVEAPFRPRPGIGRVRSTVCEICGKVYQNLTMLQYHMNGHLSVKPFQCPHCPKAFTHQSNHRLHMRVHTGERPYQCEQCPLAFSRRGNFTKHMKNVHLRVQVKCDTCGKMVGAGSLASHVRAVHLRQPYVRRKRNRNPEKMLLGTQS
- the LOC141444709 gene encoding uncharacterized protein isoform X3 — its product is MFMSRDMKKLAPNAVPMQVLDTPLNKEPSINRRECFAEESCGEPSDELVACRACLAADGRLYAISGSGLEDTLAALTGAALPADDSFPRHLCVFCMARLSKCATFRDSCRRSTVLLRTLLEKGTLKMNDVKAIDRNSHELTYNLACNKVFEFSTDPLLPVSPEIKTENDEGPHEVTAFVDVECKGRKDSIKNDVDPHSFEVPIEKHEVTEVKLVKLKTENSNAHSEAADYMDTEVKNDTSDYDTDSSEETLAAVKRGKRKRVKAEKENTGKNSKKCKSKSGKSKISKVTKAVDDVGDKAVEAPKKTRRLRKTVGVKTDTETAFEKKFNCKTKLLSKEEQKQEVEERKRNNKSAYSCELCGKGFKKENTLMTHKSYHDPSLPAECDVCRLRFRSRRSLLKHQDCHRATFTCNECGNVSRNRSHAKDHCLMHKGTTYTCPYCQIVYNHQTSYYNHIRVQHPGENEACDECGETFAAGRGMMLHKALTHKQNVKPNVDTKCKDCDVKFSSGEALQRHLELSAGAGVPHAALWPCAACGDSCGSDTALKHHTAEQHPPEQRYCQECNKTFSNAASFALHVDRKHRNQRAVEAPFRPRPGIGRVRSTVCEICGKVYQNLTMLQYHMNGHLSVKPFQCPHCPKAFTHQSNHRLHMRVHTGERPYQCEQCPLAFSRRGNFTKHMKNVHLRVQVKCDTCGKMVGAGSLASHVRAVHLRQPYVRRKRNRNPEKMLLGTQS
- the LOC141444709 gene encoding uncharacterized protein isoform X4, giving the protein MARLSKCATFRDSCRRSTVLLRTLLEKGTLKMNDVKAIDRNSHELTYNLACNKVFEFSTDPLLPVSPEIKTENDEGPHEVTAFVDVECKGRKDSIKNDVDPHSFEVPIEKHEVTEVKLVKLKTENSNAHSEAADYMDTEVKNDTSDYDTDSSEETLAAVKRGKRKRVKAEKENTGKNSKKCKSKSGKSKISKVTKAVDDVGDKAVEAPKKTRRLRKTVGVKTDTETAFEKKFNCKTKLLSKEEQKQEVEERKRNNKSAYSCELCGKGFKKENTLMTHKSYHDPSLPAECDVCRLRFRSRRSLLKHQDCHRATFTCNECGNVSRNRSHAKDHCLMHKGTTYTCPYCQIVYNHQTSYYNHIRVQHPGENEACDECGETFAAGRGMMLHKALTHKQNVKPNVDTKCKDCDVKFSSGEALQRHLELSAGAGVPHAALWPCAACGDSCGSDTALKHHTAEQHPPEQRYCQECNKTFSNAASFALHVDRKHRNQRAVEAPFRPRPGIGRVRSTVCEICGKVYQNLTMLQYHMNGHLSVKPFQCPHCPKAFTHQSNHRLHMRVHTGERPYQCEQCPLAFSRRGNFTKHMKNVHLRVQVKCDTCGKMVGAGSLASHVRAVHLRQPYVRRKRNRNPEKMLLGTQS